One Thermococcus sp. genomic region harbors:
- a CDS encoding ArsB/NhaD family transporter, which translates to MNAPEIIALSVFLGTYAFIMTEKLHRTVAAMVGASVVLITNVVPWEKVPEYLDLDTILLLAGMMVVVNIAKESGLFEYIAIKTAKFSKGNPMRVLLFFSVVTAVVSAFLDNVTTVLLLTPMLLYITKRMDVNPVPFLLSEVFASNIGGTATLIGDPPNIMIGSAAGLSFNEFIANMTPIAFLDLFVTIAVIYLAYRGAIKVSPGREEAIRNMIMEMNENDAIRDRKLFRKSLIVIGLVIVGFFFHDKLGVEPAVIALTGASILLLWSGASPEQALEKVEWATLFFFGALFIIVGSLVETGIIDAVARWMTGVIHTESEAIFTIAWFSAVSSAVVDNIPLTATMIPLIKAMGTSFNTYPLWWALSLGACLGGNGTAIGASANVVVIGIAYREGIRITFGDFLKVGLTVMSSTVAVGSLLIWLRYAVL; encoded by the coding sequence GTGAACGCTCCAGAAATCATAGCACTCTCCGTGTTCCTCGGGACGTACGCCTTCATAATGACGGAGAAGCTCCACAGGACTGTGGCGGCGATGGTCGGAGCGTCCGTCGTGCTCATAACCAACGTAGTTCCCTGGGAAAAGGTCCCTGAATACCTCGACCTAGACACAATACTGCTCCTGGCGGGAATGATGGTCGTTGTCAACATAGCCAAGGAGAGCGGGCTCTTCGAGTACATAGCCATAAAGACCGCGAAGTTCTCAAAGGGAAACCCGATGCGCGTTCTACTGTTCTTCTCGGTCGTTACGGCAGTCGTCAGCGCCTTCCTCGACAACGTCACTACGGTTCTCCTGCTAACTCCCATGCTTCTCTACATAACCAAGAGGATGGATGTAAACCCGGTTCCCTTCCTCCTCTCCGAGGTGTTTGCGTCCAACATAGGCGGAACGGCAACCCTCATTGGAGACCCGCCGAACATAATGATAGGCTCGGCGGCGGGGTTAAGCTTCAACGAGTTCATAGCGAACATGACGCCGATAGCCTTCCTCGACCTCTTCGTCACAATCGCCGTTATCTACCTCGCCTACAGGGGTGCCATTAAGGTCAGCCCCGGAAGGGAGGAGGCAATAAGGAACATGATAATGGAGATGAACGAAAACGATGCCATAAGGGACAGGAAGCTCTTCAGGAAGTCCCTCATCGTCATTGGACTTGTAATAGTGGGCTTCTTCTTCCACGACAAGCTTGGAGTGGAGCCGGCCGTTATAGCGCTGACCGGTGCCTCAATCCTGCTCCTGTGGTCTGGAGCATCTCCGGAGCAGGCCCTCGAAAAGGTCGAGTGGGCGACCCTGTTCTTCTTCGGGGCCCTCTTCATAATCGTCGGCTCGCTGGTGGAGACAGGGATAATAGACGCAGTCGCCCGCTGGATGACCGGCGTAATCCACACGGAGAGCGAGGCGATATTCACAATAGCATGGTTCTCGGCAGTTTCGAGCGCGGTCGTCGACAACATCCCTCTGACCGCTACGATGATACCCCTGATAAAGGCCATGGGGACAAGCTTCAACACCTACCCCCTCTGGTGGGCGCTCTCCCTCGGAGCTTGCTTAGGTGGCAACGGAACGGCCATTGGAGCGAGCGCCAACGTCGTGGTCATAGGAATAGCATACAGGGAAGGTATAAGGATAACCTTCGGGGACTTCCTGAAGGTCGGTCTAACAGTTATGTCCTCGACCGTGGCAGTCGGGAGCCTGCTCATATGGCTCAGGTATGCTGTGCTGTGA
- a CDS encoding sodium-dependent transporter — protein sequence MRKVSVLMALLITGYILGIWNFLILPKYFIVFGLKGLVVSLVPVLVAMFLIYSEAESTKRTRYLIYELFFKVARTPAFIFTLLMFLLIMLGLTAYLSSWGLIYIFGWDTSYVTLLAILTLLLTVLLLLLAKGRVLEFISGISVLMIIFTLASAYLVREQALKTVTSEQAKFYMQQAVSAITSFGGNFTVQGLTMLTASVIIAFGLGAGVYYVIGSFSPEDLDFKRVLLGVFFLQLILSFAAAYTMAYSMGPAFQAFEKSVHNINISPEESLKLYTQFQALQSYATNSTTPVQDSIKVFFTIPRILKGVPGATKIIYLLVLSLYFAGLTTLIVLMEMGSQMLSEVMQLGRKSGLTVVTLIAIVIAGAMALQSVRVMFLFVPFSVAALVSALEAYPLFSSELTANKGLVGVSIGFLILVGIGTLYYALLNTSTAAKLGAIIGLVLFVPAFMNSVLLKSRR from the coding sequence ATGAGAAAGGTCAGCGTGTTGATGGCTCTGCTTATAACGGGATACATACTGGGAATATGGAACTTCCTGATACTGCCCAAGTACTTTATAGTCTTCGGCCTCAAGGGACTAGTGGTTTCGCTGGTTCCAGTCCTAGTGGCCATGTTCCTGATATACAGCGAGGCGGAGAGCACGAAGAGGACGCGCTACCTGATATACGAGCTGTTCTTCAAAGTCGCAAGAACTCCGGCGTTCATATTCACTCTGTTGATGTTCCTCCTGATAATGCTCGGCCTCACTGCCTATCTCTCCTCATGGGGCCTCATATACATCTTCGGCTGGGATACTTCTTACGTTACACTGCTGGCCATACTAACACTGCTCCTCACGGTGCTCCTGCTTCTCCTCGCAAAGGGAAGGGTCCTGGAGTTCATCTCGGGAATTTCAGTGCTCATGATAATCTTCACCCTCGCCTCGGCCTACCTCGTCCGCGAGCAGGCACTTAAGACGGTCACCTCGGAGCAGGCCAAGTTCTACATGCAGCAGGCCGTCAGCGCAATAACCTCCTTCGGAGGAAACTTCACGGTTCAGGGACTGACGATGCTAACGGCATCGGTCATCATAGCCTTCGGTCTCGGTGCGGGAGTTTACTACGTCATAGGTAGCTTCTCGCCCGAAGACCTTGACTTCAAGAGGGTTCTCTTGGGCGTCTTCTTCCTCCAGCTGATACTCAGCTTTGCAGCTGCTTACACGATGGCCTACTCTATGGGACCGGCCTTCCAGGCCTTTGAGAAGAGCGTCCACAACATCAACATCTCACCGGAGGAGAGCTTGAAACTATACACCCAGTTCCAGGCACTCCAGAGCTACGCCACCAACAGCACAACTCCAGTACAGGACTCAATAAAGGTGTTCTTCACCATTCCGAGAATCCTGAAGGGAGTTCCCGGGGCAACCAAGATAATCTACCTCCTAGTCTTATCCCTCTACTTCGCGGGGCTGACAACGCTTATAGTCCTCATGGAGATGGGCAGCCAGATGCTCTCCGAGGTAATGCAACTCGGCAGAAAGTCTGGTCTGACAGTTGTGACACTCATAGCCATAGTCATAGCGGGCGCAATGGCCCTCCAGTCCGTCAGGGTGATGTTCCTCTTCGTCCCCTTCAGCGTCGCGGCGCTGGTGTCGGCACTGGAGGCTTATCCACTCTTTTCATCTGAGCTGACGGCCAACAAGGGGCTTGTGGGAGTTTCAATAGGCTTCCTGATACTCGTCGGTATAGGCACCCTCTACTACGCCCTCCTAAACACTTCAACAGCTGCGAAGCTCGGGGCGATTATAGGCCTGGTCCTTTTCGTGCCGGCCTTTATGAACAGCGTCCTCCTGAAGTCCCGGCGCTGA
- a CDS encoding CBS domain-containing protein produces MDIGEALETFHSMKIKDLMPKPERMPVVEKDAEVINVLKILRTRHHVWVVEDRESMKLVGVIRYLDVIDILLPPEAHRFRLGMTGRTMKSLLGGATKAGDVAERNPLTIEEDATVLDALMKMRKYRMQVLAVVEGEKLVGEVSLRILIDELLRLMKVGGAQWKL; encoded by the coding sequence ATGGACATAGGGGAAGCCCTCGAAACCTTCCACTCGATGAAGATTAAGGACCTCATGCCAAAGCCAGAGAGGATGCCCGTTGTTGAGAAAGACGCCGAGGTCATCAACGTCCTCAAGATACTCAGGACGAGACACCACGTCTGGGTCGTTGAGGACAGGGAGAGCATGAAGCTGGTGGGTGTCATCAGGTATCTCGACGTCATAGATATCCTCCTTCCGCCGGAGGCCCACAGGTTCAGGCTCGGCATGACAGGAAGAACCATGAAGTCCCTCCTCGGAGGTGCGACTAAGGCCGGAGACGTTGCCGAGAGAAATCCCCTCACGATAGAGGAGGACGCCACGGTGCTCGATGCACTCATGAAGATGAGGAAATACAGGATGCAGGTTCTGGCTGTCGTTGAGGGGGAGAAGCTCGTCGGTGAGGTCAGCCTCAGGATACTGATAGACGAACTCCTAAGACTGATGAAGGTGGGTGGTGCCCAATGGAAACTGTGA
- the speB gene encoding agmatinase — protein MEFLYTYDSLRLEFPLTEPEKARFVIIGVPFDGTTSYKAGARFGPTLIRHATLNLESYILDYDIDLTEVPIADIGDIAVVAGDPRRTADRVRETLEELKMKNPGAVPVLLGGEHSQTLGAVEALRPKSYVVFDAHLDLRDSYEDNPYSHACVARRISELGVEEAMFGIRSGTREEVNYAEEKGIRWVHARDYSFDAFVDLVETLPEPVYLSVDIDVFDLSLVPSTGTPEAGGLDFWDVVRAVEWLTENKRVAGLDIMEVAGERLGDPTALTAAKLLFYSIGAMARK, from the coding sequence ATGGAGTTCCTCTACACTTATGATAGCCTTAGACTTGAGTTCCCCCTAACCGAGCCCGAGAAGGCACGCTTCGTAATCATCGGGGTTCCCTTCGACGGGACAACGAGCTACAAGGCTGGAGCTCGCTTCGGACCGACGCTCATAAGGCACGCCACGCTAAACCTTGAGAGTTACATCCTCGACTACGACATCGACCTCACAGAGGTGCCGATTGCCGACATCGGGGACATCGCAGTTGTTGCCGGAGACCCAAGGAGAACTGCCGACAGGGTTCGGGAGACCCTAGAGGAGCTCAAGATGAAGAATCCGGGGGCGGTTCCAGTACTCCTCGGAGGGGAGCACTCTCAAACTCTTGGAGCTGTTGAGGCCCTAAGGCCAAAAAGCTACGTGGTCTTCGATGCTCACCTCGATTTAAGGGATTCCTATGAGGACAACCCCTACAGCCACGCCTGCGTTGCGAGGAGGATAAGCGAGCTCGGCGTCGAGGAGGCGATGTTTGGGATAAGGAGCGGTACTAGGGAGGAGGTGAACTACGCCGAGGAGAAGGGGATAAGGTGGGTGCACGCGAGGGACTACAGCTTCGATGCCTTCGTTGACCTCGTTGAAACCCTCCCTGAGCCGGTCTACCTCTCGGTGGACATCGACGTCTTCGACCTTTCCCTTGTCCCCTCCACAGGGACCCCGGAGGCCGGGGGTCTGGACTTCTGGGACGTTGTAAGGGCAGTTGAGTGGCTCACGGAGAACAAGAGGGTTGCCGGGCTTGACATTATGGAGGTCGCCGGTGAGAGGCTCGGAGACCCCACAGCTTTAACCGCCGCAAAGCTACTTTTCTACTCCATAGGGGCAATGGCAAGGAAGTGA
- a CDS encoding universal stress protein yields the protein MVNFGELILRKFQNIAGSRYEEIIKAYQEFFLTEEEMKIPVISSILLAIDRFSPEPPEELYEVLVSYPSAMVRVVYVIDMALCTLIRETLSEEEARKFREREEALGREALGKVSRKLHELGMDFTIELIFEEKALFVEESAKEHDLLAISRHFGSESLKTHNISPLVFRIVQRVEKPVIVY from the coding sequence ATGGTAAACTTCGGTGAGCTTATACTCAGGAAGTTCCAGAACATTGCAGGTTCGCGCTACGAGGAGATTATCAAGGCCTATCAGGAGTTCTTCCTGACTGAGGAGGAAATGAAGATACCCGTGATATCATCGATTCTCCTCGCAATCGACAGGTTCTCTCCGGAGCCACCCGAGGAACTCTACGAGGTTCTTGTTTCATACCCGAGTGCAATGGTCAGGGTGGTTTACGTCATAGACATGGCTCTCTGCACCCTCATAAGGGAAACGCTAAGCGAGGAAGAAGCGAGAAAGTTCAGGGAGAGGGAGGAAGCCCTCGGAAGGGAAGCCCTTGGGAAGGTCTCAAGAAAGCTTCACGAACTTGGAATGGACTTCACCATAGAGCTAATCTTTGAGGAGAAAGCCCTTTTCGTCGAGGAGAGTGCTAAAGAACACGACCTCCTCGCGATATCGAGGCATTTCGGCTCCGAGAGTCTGAAAACTCACAACATAAGCCCCCTCGTGTTCAGGATAGTTCAGAGGGTTGAGAAGCCTGTCATAGTTTACTGA
- a CDS encoding translation initiation factor IF-5A: MGDKTKVQVSKLKPGRYIIIDGEPCRIVNITVSSPGKHGSAKARIEAVGVFDRKVRSIVKPTSAEVEVPIIDKRVGQIIAITPDTVQLMDMETYETFDVPIETGVEDDVKDQLTEGITVEYWETLGRIKIMKVRGE; this comes from the coding sequence ATGGGAGACAAGACCAAGGTTCAGGTCAGCAAGCTCAAGCCCGGAAGGTACATCATCATCGACGGGGAGCCCTGCAGAATAGTCAACATAACCGTTTCCTCACCCGGAAAGCACGGCTCTGCAAAGGCCAGGATTGAGGCCGTTGGAGTCTTCGACAGGAAGGTCAGGAGCATTGTCAAACCGACGAGCGCTGAAGTCGAGGTTCCCATAATCGACAAGCGCGTCGGCCAGATTATAGCCATAACGCCCGACACCGTCCAGCTCATGGACATGGAGACCTACGAGACCTTCGACGTTCCGATAGAGACCGGCGTCGAGGACGATGTCAAAGACCAGCTCACCGAGGGCATAACCGTCGAGTACTGGGAGACCCTCGGAAGGATAAAGATAATGAAGGTCAGGGGCGAGTGA
- a CDS encoding universal stress protein codes for MRILVLIDGSKWSQKAALHAFAVAKPRNAKVVLFSVLDRREIRAIAFHASVRSGSLEEIQRFEETLWRENKKGVKELLTSLLELGRKEGINCSFKIAEGPAKDLILQEANSGKYSLVVMGAYGKSGKTRIGSILEDVVGYIKPPVMIVR; via the coding sequence ATGAGGATACTCGTACTTATTGACGGCTCGAAGTGGAGTCAAAAAGCGGCTCTCCACGCCTTTGCGGTGGCGAAGCCAAGGAATGCGAAGGTAGTTCTCTTCTCCGTCCTCGACAGGCGGGAGATAAGGGCGATAGCGTTCCACGCGAGCGTGAGGAGCGGTAGCTTGGAGGAAATACAGCGCTTCGAGGAGACCCTGTGGAGGGAGAACAAGAAGGGGGTAAAGGAGCTCCTCACGAGCCTCCTGGAGCTCGGAAGAAAGGAGGGCATCAACTGCTCGTTCAAGATAGCGGAAGGCCCCGCAAAGGACTTAATCCTCCAGGAGGCAAACTCAGGAAAGTATTCCCTCGTCGTCATGGGTGCCTATGGGAAGAGCGGGAAGACGAGGATAGGCTCAATCCTTGAGGATGTGGTCGGCTACATAAAACCGCCGGTGATGATAGTCCGGTGA
- a CDS encoding 16S rRNA methyltransferase, giving the protein MLHLIIADSELELVPKSIAEHPAVVNYARRRGKKPEEVILDSTYHHSVLRKLEDGERRGRPDIVHLCLLNALESIANKEGLLRVYVHTRNDEVIYIKPETRLPRNYNRFLGLMESLFKKRAVPENLELLRIEEKTLEELVREINPDGVFVMHEGGELMKPRDFGKVLAELSDPVVIVGGFPHGDFRSKIEGRKISLYREPLMAWTVVNEVIVAFEFSML; this is encoded by the coding sequence ATGCTTCACCTGATAATAGCTGACTCGGAACTGGAGCTCGTGCCAAAGTCGATAGCGGAGCATCCGGCGGTCGTCAACTACGCGAGGAGGAGGGGAAAGAAACCAGAAGAGGTAATACTGGACTCCACCTACCACCATTCCGTCCTGAGGAAGCTCGAAGACGGGGAGAGGCGTGGTAGGCCTGACATAGTCCACCTCTGCCTCCTCAACGCCCTCGAAAGCATAGCCAACAAGGAGGGCCTGCTCAGGGTTTACGTTCACACGAGGAACGACGAGGTCATCTACATAAAGCCCGAGACGAGGCTACCGAGGAACTACAACCGCTTCCTCGGTCTGATGGAGAGCCTGTTCAAAAAGCGGGCCGTCCCAGAGAACCTTGAACTGCTAAGGATTGAGGAGAAAACCCTCGAAGAGCTTGTTAGGGAGATAAACCCCGATGGGGTCTTCGTGATGCACGAGGGTGGAGAACTCATGAAGCCCAGGGACTTTGGGAAAGTTCTGGCGGAACTCAGCGACCCGGTCGTTATCGTGGGTGGATTCCCGCACGGTGATTTCAGGAGTAAGATCGAGGGAAGGAAGATAAGCCTCTACCGCGAACCCCTGATGGCCTGGACGGTGGTCAACGAGGTGATAGTTGCCTTCGAGTTCTCCATGCTCTGA
- a CDS encoding RsmB/NOP family class I SAM-dependent RNA methyltransferase — MLEKLFSLGYSKTFAERYYQLWGERALKIAEAMERPLPRCFRVNTLRIEVPKLTKLLNKKGFQFKRVPWAREGFCLTREPFSITSTPEYLSGLLYIQEASSMYPPVALEPKPGETVADMASAPGGKTSYLAQLMENEGIIYAFDVGEERLKETRLNLSRLGVTNTVLFHKSSLYIDELGVEFDKILLDAPCTGSGTIHKNPERKANRTIDDVKFCQGLQMKLLEKGLSVLRKGGILVYSTCSLEPEENEFVIQWVLDNFNVELLPLRYGEPALTKPFGIELSEEMAKARRFYPDRHGTSGFFVAKIKKL; from the coding sequence ATGCTCGAAAAGCTCTTCAGCCTCGGCTACTCCAAGACCTTCGCGGAGCGCTATTACCAGCTCTGGGGCGAGAGGGCTTTAAAAATAGCCGAGGCCATGGAAAGGCCCCTTCCGAGGTGCTTCCGCGTTAACACCCTCCGCATCGAGGTGCCGAAGCTCACAAAGCTCCTCAACAAGAAGGGATTCCAGTTCAAGCGAGTTCCCTGGGCGAGGGAAGGGTTCTGCCTGACGAGGGAACCTTTCTCAATAACCTCCACGCCCGAATATTTAAGCGGCCTCCTCTATATTCAGGAGGCAAGCTCAATGTATCCCCCGGTTGCCCTCGAACCGAAGCCCGGAGAAACCGTCGCCGACATGGCATCGGCTCCCGGCGGGAAGACGAGCTACCTCGCCCAGCTCATGGAGAACGAGGGCATTATTTACGCCTTCGACGTCGGCGAGGAGCGCTTAAAGGAGACGAGGCTCAACCTTTCGCGCCTCGGCGTTACGAACACGGTTCTCTTCCATAAATCGTCGCTCTACATAGACGAACTCGGCGTTGAGTTCGATAAAATCCTTCTCGATGCACCGTGCACGGGCTCGGGAACGATACACAAGAACCCGGAGAGGAAAGCCAACAGGACGATAGACGATGTAAAGTTCTGCCAGGGTTTGCAGATGAAGCTCCTTGAGAAGGGTTTGAGCGTCCTCAGGAAGGGTGGAATCCTCGTCTACTCCACCTGCTCCCTTGAGCCTGAGGAGAACGAGTTCGTAATCCAGTGGGTTCTCGACAACTTCAACGTCGAGCTTTTGCCCCTCCGCTACGGCGAGCCGGCCTTAACCAAACCCTTCGGAATCGAGCTGAGCGAGGAAATGGCGAAGGCGAGGCGCTTTTATCCAGACAGGCACGGAACGAGCGGTTTCTTCGTTGCAAAGATAAAGAAGCTCTGA
- a CDS encoding saccharopine dehydrogenase family protein — translation MKVLVLGAGNVGRAVAWDLRDEFEVYVGDISEDRLRAVSRFATPLRVDATDFNEVVEALKGFDLAVDALPGRFGYRVVKASIKAGVDMVDISFMPGNPLELRDDAEKAKVTIIVDAGFAPGLSHILMGRIWHELDDMSEGRIYVGGLPKEPRPPLYYRITWSPKDLIEEYTRPARVIRDGEVKAVDPFERIERVKLRGMEFEAFLSDGLRSLLESVRTEKLEEWTLRWPGHLEKMKVLRELGFFRPEHVDKTLEVITPLMTYESPDFTIMKVFGRGTIEGEPKEIGYLLYDEERDGFTSMARVTGFTASIIARLVAEQSCIYGVIPPEILGMRIDTYTRIMEGLKEREISVERWENASPDNS, via the coding sequence ATGAAGGTTCTTGTCCTCGGTGCTGGCAACGTTGGGAGGGCTGTTGCCTGGGACTTACGAGATGAGTTCGAGGTTTACGTCGGTGACATAAGCGAGGACAGGCTGAGGGCCGTCTCGCGCTTTGCGACACCCCTTAGGGTTGACGCAACGGACTTCAACGAAGTCGTTGAGGCCCTTAAGGGCTTTGACCTCGCCGTTGATGCACTACCCGGCCGCTTTGGCTACAGGGTTGTTAAGGCCTCGATAAAGGCCGGCGTTGACATGGTTGACATCTCCTTTATGCCCGGGAACCCCCTTGAGCTCAGGGACGATGCTGAAAAGGCAAAGGTTACGATTATAGTGGACGCGGGCTTTGCCCCGGGGCTGAGCCACATCCTCATGGGCAGAATATGGCATGAGCTGGACGACATGAGCGAGGGTCGCATCTACGTCGGAGGCCTTCCGAAGGAGCCGAGGCCACCACTCTACTACAGAATTACATGGTCACCTAAAGACCTAATTGAAGAATACACTAGACCGGCGAGGGTCATACGGGACGGTGAAGTTAAGGCCGTTGACCCCTTCGAGAGAATTGAGCGGGTTAAGCTGAGGGGGATGGAGTTTGAGGCGTTCCTGAGCGACGGTCTAAGGAGCTTACTTGAGAGCGTCAGGACCGAGAAACTTGAGGAATGGACGCTCCGCTGGCCGGGGCACCTTGAGAAGATGAAGGTTCTCAGAGAACTCGGCTTTTTCAGGCCTGAGCATGTTGACAAGACCCTTGAGGTGATAACCCCGCTGATGACCTACGAGAGCCCTGACTTCACGATAATGAAGGTCTTTGGAAGGGGAACCATTGAGGGGGAGCCAAAGGAGATTGGCTATCTCCTCTACGACGAGGAGCGAGACGGCTTTACCTCGATGGCCCGCGTTACGGGCTTCACGGCCTCGATTATAGCGAGACTCGTGGCTGAGCAGAGCTGTATTTATGGGGTTATTCCACCGGAGATACTCGGGATGAGGATAGACACCTACACCAGGATTATGGAGGGATTAAAGGAGAGGGAAATAAGCGTTGAGAGGTGGGAGAATGCTTCACCTGATAATAGCTGA
- a CDS encoding cation:proton antiporter — METVTWLLATIGIALILAKIGDSMIERFELPGVLGELIMGMILGNLVYFGIVSPQYLPIVTGQGFTTDITQISEFLAKLGIIFLLFLGALDTDIEQLKKTGVTATVSTVLGVFVPLIMAWFALMAMGYPSREAFAGGVLLTATSIGLTVRVMMDLGVLKSEVGAASLSASVMDDFLGIALVIFAVGTGGLLNLTVKIVAFFIITGVIWWYLVDYYIKFAERLHVEKGILGMALGMMFLFAALAEGWFAAAIEGAFMMGLVLSKLPEGKRLMDDVRAIGYGLLIPFFFVHTGAMLNLTVFEHRNALVLATVMSLIAVVGKIIGRGFGAWITAWGRGRDFLFTRENFWMSLQMGIGSVPRTEVALVDLMVAIQGGAIPAKDAPEFIAATLIFITVSVLITPPLLKWAFKVEIEKAKRERAEKKIRQVQETKEKIKELKGR, encoded by the coding sequence ATGGAAACTGTGACGTGGCTTCTTGCAACGATAGGCATCGCCCTCATTCTGGCTAAAATAGGGGACAGCATGATAGAGCGCTTCGAGCTCCCCGGCGTCCTCGGAGAGCTGATAATGGGAATGATCCTCGGAAACCTCGTCTACTTCGGCATAGTCTCTCCCCAGTACCTACCGATAGTCACCGGACAGGGCTTTACCACCGATATAACCCAGATATCTGAGTTTCTGGCAAAACTCGGCATAATCTTCCTGCTCTTTCTGGGTGCCCTCGATACCGATATCGAACAGCTCAAGAAGACCGGCGTTACCGCGACGGTCTCAACTGTTTTGGGAGTCTTCGTTCCGCTGATTATGGCCTGGTTCGCGCTTATGGCCATGGGCTACCCCAGCAGGGAGGCCTTCGCGGGGGGAGTCCTCCTCACCGCCACAAGTATAGGCCTCACCGTTCGCGTCATGATGGACCTCGGTGTGCTCAAGAGCGAGGTTGGAGCGGCTTCGCTGAGTGCAAGCGTCATGGACGACTTCCTCGGCATAGCCCTCGTCATCTTCGCCGTCGGAACAGGGGGTCTTCTCAACCTGACGGTCAAGATAGTGGCGTTTTTCATCATCACGGGTGTAATCTGGTGGTACCTCGTTGACTACTACATCAAATTCGCCGAAAGGCTTCACGTTGAGAAAGGTATTCTAGGGATGGCCCTTGGAATGATGTTCCTCTTCGCGGCTTTGGCCGAGGGCTGGTTTGCTGCTGCCATCGAAGGAGCCTTCATGATGGGTCTAGTCCTCTCAAAGCTCCCCGAAGGAAAGCGCCTCATGGACGATGTAAGAGCTATAGGCTACGGCCTGCTGATACCGTTCTTCTTCGTCCACACCGGGGCCATGCTCAACCTCACGGTCTTCGAGCACAGGAACGCCCTCGTCCTCGCGACCGTGATGAGCCTAATAGCGGTGGTAGGAAAGATAATAGGAAGGGGCTTTGGAGCGTGGATAACGGCATGGGGTAGGGGAAGGGACTTCCTCTTCACGAGGGAGAACTTCTGGATGTCCCTCCAGATGGGCATAGGCTCAGTTCCTAGGACTGAGGTGGCTTTGGTAGACCTGATGGTCGCCATACAGGGTGGGGCGATTCCGGCGAAAGACGCCCCCGAGTTCATAGCGGCGACGCTGATATTCATAACGGTCTCCGTCCTGATAACTCCACCGCTCCTCAAGTGGGCCTTCAAGGTGGAGATAGAGAAGGCAAAGAGGGAAAGGGCGGAGAAAAAGATAAGGCAAGTCCAAGAGACAAAGGAGAAGATAAAGGAACTCAAGGGGCGCTGA
- a CDS encoding metallophosphoesterase, whose amino-acid sequence MLGFLRRRRLRKLRSSSGETLLMHVGDTPESVYPFLGKLIDEFSPEIIVHTGDLVDNVKLERKPELLPLYRAGLRKLARILKGSGAELYIVPGNEDEPKLVREFFGDAVVEPGTVVEIEGVKLALGHTWEDVAGVEADFKLYGHNFRVIPKGLNAVLGVNFLFLPSGKAVRIDYPVGTDTYRGYKLRRGL is encoded by the coding sequence ATGCTGGGGTTCCTGCGAAGAAGAAGGCTCAGAAAACTCCGCTCTTCATCTGGAGAGACGCTCCTCATGCACGTAGGCGACACGCCGGAGAGCGTTTACCCCTTTCTGGGAAAGCTAATCGACGAGTTCAGTCCAGAGATTATAGTCCACACGGGGGATTTAGTTGATAACGTCAAGCTGGAGAGGAAGCCCGAGTTACTCCCCCTCTACCGGGCCGGGCTGAGGAAGCTTGCGAGAATTCTCAAGGGCTCTGGGGCTGAGCTTTACATCGTCCCGGGCAATGAGGATGAGCCAAAGTTGGTTAGGGAGTTCTTTGGGGATGCCGTCGTTGAGCCGGGCACTGTTGTGGAGATAGAAGGAGTGAAGCTGGCCCTCGGGCACACCTGGGAAGATGTTGCCGGCGTTGAGGCTGACTTCAAACTCTACGGCCACAACTTCAGGGTCATTCCAAAGGGACTAAACGCGGTCCTCGGCGTCAACTTTCTGTTCCTCCCCAGCGGAAAGGCCGTGAGGATTGATTATCCGGTTGGAACCGACACCTATAGGGGTTACAAGCTGAGGAGGGGACTTTGA